One Pirellulales bacterium genomic region harbors:
- a CDS encoding ABC transporter ATP-binding protein: MIHSSAAKTDILLRAERLTKVHPDGNVTALADVNLSIGRGEFTAIMGPSGSGKSTLLQILGLLDTPTSGEVYFESQPVSRMRHTDRVRAEKIGFVFQSFHLLPMLTALENVQVPMFEGRLAPRDRARKAAELLAQAGIAHRAHHLPHSMSVGERQRVAIARSLANDPILLLTDEPTGSLDTKTGQDIMGLFRDLHGRMGMTIVLVTHDAVVAEGAERLIRIRDGRIESDECR; this comes from the coding sequence ATGATCCACTCCTCAGCCGCCAAGACCGACATCCTGCTGCGAGCCGAGCGTCTCACCAAGGTACACCCGGATGGTAACGTCACGGCGCTGGCCGACGTGAACCTGTCGATCGGCCGTGGAGAATTCACCGCCATCATGGGTCCCAGTGGCAGCGGCAAATCGACCCTGCTGCAGATCCTGGGACTGCTCGATACACCCACTTCGGGCGAAGTCTATTTCGAGAGTCAGCCGGTCAGCCGCATGCGGCACACCGACCGTGTGCGGGCCGAAAAAATCGGCTTCGTTTTTCAGTCGTTTCATTTGCTCCCGATGCTCACTGCGCTCGAGAACGTGCAGGTGCCGATGTTCGAGGGCCGCCTCGCGCCGCGCGATCGCGCGCGTAAAGCTGCCGAGTTGCTAGCCCAGGCGGGCATCGCGCATCGCGCACATCACCTGCCGCACAGCATGTCCGTCGGCGAACGCCAGCGCGTGGCTATCGCGCGCTCCTTGGCGAACGATCCAATCCTGTTGTTGACCGATGAACCCACCGGCAGCCTCGACACTAAAACCGGCCAAGATATCATGGGGCTGTTTCGCGACCTGCACGGCCGCATGGGCATGACGATTGTCTTGGTCACGCACGATGCCGTGGTGGCCGAAGGCGCCGAGCGTCTGATCCGCATCCGCGATGGTCGAATCGAGTCGGACGAGTGCCGCTAG